A window of Gambusia affinis linkage group LG03, SWU_Gaff_1.0, whole genome shotgun sequence genomic DNA:
TTAAGACCGCTCAGCTCCCACCAACATAACCTAAAGGTAAGGCAAATGTACCATAGTAAAGATtctacaacattttatttatttactaaggATATATATGGTTATCTTACAGGTCCCAAAAGTGCCAACATGGGAGCCTGTACCAGAAGAGGAGCTTCCTCGGGTAACATCCTCATGGCTACATGCATGTAAACACAGAACAACCCTTATAAACTGACCCAAAGGTTCAGGAGGTCATGCTCTGTATCTGGTTCTGTCACATGGAGGACATTTACAGTGCCTTCAGAAACTTAAActcattcacattttgtcacacattgggattttatttgataccCCAACACAGCAGGTTTTCCATTTGGGACAATAACCCAGTATGATCAGCACAAGTTAAtggataattgtgaagtagaggAGTAAAGACTGATGGTTTTCATGAAAATCTGTTGTGTGCCAGATGTTTGACTAGcgaaaagaaaagtttgaataGACTTGACAGACAGTGTATTTGTACTGACTGCTggtattttgcaaagaaggaagagagaaaatgttcaCTTTCCTGATGCACAAAATTTGTAGAGACATTCCttaaagacttgcagctgtaactaCAGCAAAATATAGTCCTGTAAAGTATTGAGACAGCAgacaattttttgtttcataaaaagcATTTCAGGATTTTATATCGTTTTCTTTGCACTTCACAATAAtgattttgtgttggtctgccaCATAAACtcctatacaaataaattaaagaagtcTGGGTTTTGTGAAATGAGCTACAGAGAAAATTGGTGATCTATTAATAATTTTGTACGTACCGGCAAGTGGCAATTGTTGTATTTCGGGAAATGTCCAGAACACAAGATCATATAAGGCGGCCATATTTCGTCCAATCAAGTCGTCCCAATCatctaattaaaacaaacaagactAGCAAGCGAGAGGAAAAGAGACTTAGTTTAAATATATAATGCAAATTTGCAAAGCTGCGCAAGACAAATAGACCAAATAAATATCCAACTATACAAAATCATATAACAGAAACTAcacaaattatttaatgatCAAGCATGAGGCCCATAATTAGTAGacaaaaatgcttaatttaAGCTACTGATCCATGTTTGATTtgacttaaaatacatttatgtaaTTTCCCAATTGAGTATTTTATAGTATTGATAGTGGAGAAGAGTGGTCGTACATCATTTCATGCATCATTAATGTCGCAGCCCACCAAGATCCCTGCTGACCTGGTGGACAAGCTGGAGCGGCTGGCCTTGGTGGATTTCCGGACCCAGCAGGGGCTGGAGTGCTTGGAGAAAGCCATTCGTTTTGCTGATCAGCTTCACGTTGTTGACACGTCTGGGGTCGAACCGATGGATTCAGTTCTGGAGGACAGGTGCTGCGCAGATAGCTGTGTatatacaaaaaatatcttactgctgtttgttaaatattgttttgtttaatatacTCAGGGCTTTATATCTGAGGGACGACACAGTGACCGAGGGCGACTGCGCAGAGGAGCTGCTTAAGCTCGCAAAAAACACAGTGGAAGAATATTTTGTTGCACCACCAGGTATGAAAAGTCTGACTGCACTTACTGGCCAGCGTCTGTTTTCTACATGAATATATTTAGGTTTGAAAGTGCAGAATCGTggtgatttgtctttttttttttttttttcaccaggaAATATTCCTCTGCCTAGAAGGGAGGAGAGGGCTGCCATCCTCAGACACTCTGAATTCTGAAGATAGAGaataatttattgcttttttttttttttttttatgaaaaattgtACGTGTCTGCCTTACACTCCTCAGTCACATGTCTTTTGTCTTTACTGCAGTCTATCTGCAACCATAAGCAATATGGGAGAAACTGGGAGATGTGCAGCTGGTTTTATTGGCTCAGCTTCTCCTAAAATTCAAATCTTCCTGTTGTTGACGAACATGTTCGGGTTTCAGTATCATTTCACATAAAGTTGACGTCACACATTGACCGCAGCTGTGATGATGCAAAGTAATGACAGCACAGATAATACATTGCACAGTGAAATACAT
This region includes:
- the gatc gene encoding glutamyl-tRNA(Gln) amidotransferase subunit C, mitochondrial isoform X1, whose product is MIKMLAFQTLRVVSLKIIGSSCNLLTNNVYSITKRCSLRSLQSQILRPLSSHQHNLKVPKVPTWEPVPEEELPRPTKIPADLVDKLERLALVDFRTQQGLECLEKAIRFADQLHVVDTSGVEPMDSVLEDRALYLRDDTVTEGDCAEELLKLAKNTVEEYFVAPPGNIPLPRREERAAILRHSEF
- the gatc gene encoding glutamyl-tRNA(Gln) amidotransferase subunit C, mitochondrial isoform X2 produces the protein MIKMLAFQTLRVVSLKIIGSSCNLLTNNVYSITKRCSLRSLQSQILRPLSSHQHNLKVPKVPTWEPVPEEELPRIPADLVDKLERLALVDFRTQQGLECLEKAIRFADQLHVVDTSGVEPMDSVLEDRALYLRDDTVTEGDCAEELLKLAKNTVEEYFVAPPGNIPLPRREERAAILRHSEF